A window from Planococcus maritimus encodes these proteins:
- a CDS encoding YfbR-like 5'-deoxynucleotidase, with protein MGIHRFFTSLNDLERINRAPGRFKFEEHNVAAHSWKVSQYAMFFATIEEREGHPVDWKSLYERTINHDFAEVFIGDIKTPVKYASPELKEILAKVEEGMMEKFILKEIPEEFQEVFFDRMKEGKDESLEGRLLEFADKLDQFYEAFAELKRGNTDKEFLKMYRIALSKLLDLPLTASVDYFRNVILDDIMTEDTAIDIRKITKRVLEAH; from the coding sequence ATGGGAATTCACCGTTTTTTTACCTCATTAAATGATTTGGAGCGAATCAATCGTGCACCAGGACGCTTTAAATTCGAAGAGCATAATGTTGCTGCGCATTCTTGGAAAGTCAGCCAGTATGCCATGTTCTTCGCCACTATCGAAGAACGCGAAGGCCATCCTGTTGATTGGAAATCGCTTTACGAGCGGACCATCAACCACGATTTTGCGGAAGTCTTCATTGGCGACATCAAAACCCCTGTGAAATACGCTTCACCAGAACTAAAGGAAATCCTCGCAAAAGTCGAGGAAGGCATGATGGAGAAATTTATCCTGAAAGAAATTCCGGAAGAATTCCAGGAAGTGTTTTTTGACCGCATGAAAGAAGGCAAAGACGAATCGCTTGAAGGCCGTCTATTGGAATTCGCCGATAAGCTCGACCAATTCTACGAAGCTTTCGCTGAATTGAAGCGCGGCAATACCGATAAGGAATTTCTGAAAATGTACCGGATTGCGCTCAGCAAACTTCTCGACCTTCCGCTTACAGCAAGCGTCGACTATTTCCGTAACGTCATCCTCGATGACATCATGACGGAAGACACAGCTATCGACATTCGTAAAATCACCAAGCGCGTACTCGAAGCCCATTAA
- a CDS encoding DUF896 domain-containing protein translates to MIKILPRINELAHKERDYGLSYEEIREQQVLRREYLQEIRGQVESTVTNVTVIDPLGADVTPSKIKDLK, encoded by the coding sequence ATGATCAAAATCTTGCCGCGCATTAATGAACTGGCGCATAAAGAACGCGATTACGGACTGAGCTATGAGGAAATCCGAGAGCAGCAAGTACTGCGCCGCGAGTATCTCCAGGAAATCCGTGGCCAAGTCGAGTCGACAGTAACGAATGTAACGGTCATTGATCCGCTTGGTGCCGATGTTACGCCAAGCAAAATCAAAGACTTGAAATAA
- a CDS encoding metal-dependent hydrolase — MTGKTHITGGIAASLAFAQISPYEPAILLIGGVAGALIPDICHGSSTIGRALPFLSKIISALFGHRTFTHSLVFLFLTMALFEAVGLNEALATGIIVGMVSHLLLDMATKRGIKLLFPLRMTVRLPLTTSTGSFTEYVVFAALSLLSVYFGYSLFTFS, encoded by the coding sequence ATGACAGGAAAAACACACATCACGGGCGGCATCGCAGCAAGTCTGGCATTTGCGCAAATATCCCCTTACGAACCGGCTATTCTATTGATTGGCGGCGTGGCCGGTGCATTGATCCCGGACATTTGCCATGGTTCGAGCACGATCGGCAGGGCATTGCCATTTTTATCGAAAATCATCAGCGCTCTTTTTGGCCACCGGACGTTTACACATAGCCTTGTTTTTTTGTTTTTGACAATGGCGCTGTTTGAAGCCGTTGGGTTGAATGAAGCACTGGCGACAGGAATCATTGTTGGGATGGTCAGCCATTTGCTGCTGGATATGGCGACCAAACGAGGTATCAAACTTTTGTTTCCATTACGCATGACGGTGCGCTTGCCGCTGACAACATCCACGGGGAGCTTTACGGAATATGTCGTATTTGCGGCTTTGTCGCTATTGTCCGTTTATTTCGGGTATAGTCTGTTCACCTTTTCTTGA
- a CDS encoding YolD-like family protein: MKKNQHLTVKGNVMDRGQLKWGALMLPEHVRMLREWRDDEPAKHKPHLDEEELGLLQEEIGLAHQRQCLAELRYWSDGLATLSGVVVSIDLFSRTVQVLTATEAVRIGFDDLLGIRLID, from the coding sequence ATGAAAAAGAATCAGCATTTGACCGTTAAAGGGAATGTAATGGACAGAGGGCAATTAAAATGGGGGGCGCTGATGCTGCCGGAGCATGTCCGCATGCTGCGGGAATGGCGGGACGATGAACCTGCTAAGCATAAGCCTCATCTCGATGAAGAAGAACTCGGTTTGCTGCAGGAAGAAATCGGCCTTGCTCACCAGCGGCAATGCCTGGCAGAACTGCGCTATTGGAGCGATGGGCTCGCTACCCTATCAGGCGTCGTTGTTTCGATCGACCTGTTTAGCCGAACTGTACAAGTTTTGACCGCAACTGAAGCTGTCCGGATTGGATTTGACGACCTTCTTGGCATTCGTCTCATCGATTGA
- a CDS encoding SLC13 family permease: MFSTTWGWMWEKHDQVKDMMRFFAKPGSVPQGDDPDRAEDAGTYDERFKKKSYNKPQLIGLILGPLLFALTLLFVNPEGLTPDAKAVLASTIWIATWWITEAIPIPATSLLPIVLFPLTEGLDVGATTSAYGNDTIFLFMGGFMIALTMEKWNLHKRIALTIISLIGTNTERIILGFMVATGFLSMWISNTATAMMMVPIGLAIIYQVSEALKHDDSMDTSRENFSFGKALMLGIAYSASLGGIATLIGTPPNTLLAGAVNEIYGIEITFAEWMLFGVPLAWIFIFVAWFYLIKIAFPLKLKELPGGSAVIKEQKTALGKASYEEKIVFAIFLLAAFSWITRSFLLVEFLPGLNDAMVGLIAALILFAIPSKNRQGDHLLDWSTAVKLPWGILLLFGGGLAIAAGFTQSGLSEWVGGQLIGLQGIHVLIIVLVVAAFVLFLTEITSNTATASMMFPIMASLAVALGIHPYALMVTAAVTASCAFMLPVATPPNAVVFGSGYLKIIDMARAGFILNIFGIVFVGLAVYYFLPLVWGIDLLSTPAKFLE; encoded by the coding sequence ATGTTTTCGACAACGTGGGGCTGGATGTGGGAAAAGCACGACCAAGTAAAGGATATGATGCGGTTTTTCGCTAAGCCTGGTTCGGTTCCTCAAGGGGATGACCCGGATCGTGCAGAAGATGCAGGTACATACGATGAACGTTTCAAAAAGAAAAGCTACAACAAGCCGCAGCTGATTGGGCTGATTCTCGGTCCTTTGCTGTTTGCTTTAACTTTGCTGTTCGTAAACCCGGAAGGCTTGACGCCGGATGCCAAAGCGGTACTTGCCAGCACTATTTGGATCGCGACGTGGTGGATCACCGAAGCGATTCCGATTCCTGCGACGTCGCTTTTGCCGATTGTGTTGTTTCCTTTAACCGAAGGCTTGGATGTGGGGGCGACCACGTCCGCTTATGGGAATGATACGATTTTCCTGTTTATGGGCGGATTTATGATTGCCTTGACGATGGAAAAATGGAATTTGCATAAACGTATCGCTTTGACCATCATTTCCCTAATCGGCACGAATACCGAACGGATCATACTCGGATTTATGGTGGCAACCGGATTCTTGTCGATGTGGATTTCCAATACGGCCACAGCCATGATGATGGTGCCGATCGGCCTGGCGATTATTTATCAAGTGTCGGAAGCGCTGAAGCACGATGATTCCATGGACACTTCCCGGGAGAATTTCAGTTTCGGGAAAGCGCTCATGCTCGGCATCGCCTATTCCGCGTCTCTTGGCGGAATTGCGACTTTGATTGGGACGCCGCCGAATACCTTGCTTGCCGGTGCGGTCAATGAAATTTACGGCATCGAAATCACGTTTGCTGAATGGATGCTGTTCGGTGTACCGCTCGCCTGGATCTTTATTTTTGTGGCTTGGTTTTATTTGATCAAGATTGCCTTTCCATTGAAGTTGAAGGAATTGCCGGGTGGCAGCGCCGTCATCAAAGAACAGAAGACGGCGTTGGGCAAGGCTTCCTACGAAGAAAAAATCGTTTTCGCGATTTTCCTATTAGCAGCTTTTTCATGGATTACCCGTTCGTTCTTACTAGTGGAATTTTTACCGGGCCTGAACGACGCCATGGTTGGATTGATCGCTGCCTTGATATTATTCGCGATTCCGTCAAAAAATCGTCAAGGCGATCATTTGTTGGACTGGTCGACGGCCGTCAAATTGCCATGGGGCATCTTACTGCTCTTTGGCGGCGGTTTGGCGATTGCCGCAGGCTTTACTCAATCTGGTCTTTCTGAATGGGTGGGCGGCCAATTGATCGGCCTGCAAGGCATCCATGTGCTGATCATCGTCCTTGTTGTGGCGGCGTTTGTTTTGTTTTTGACAGAAATCACTTCGAATACCGCTACAGCATCGATGATGTTCCCGATTATGGCTTCGCTGGCGGTAGCACTCGGCATCCACCCGTATGCGCTTATGGTGACAGCTGCTGTCACAGCATCCTGCGCCTTTATGTTGCCGGTCGCAACACCGCCGAATGCAGTTGTTTTCGGCTCGGGCTATTTAAAAATTATTGATATGGCGAGAGCCGGGTTTATTTTGAACATCTTCGGGATTGTTTTTGTTGGCCTTGCTGTCTATTACTTCCTGCCGCTTGTCTGGGGTATCGACTTATTGAGCACGCCGGCAAAATTTCTTGAATAA
- a CDS encoding GNAT family N-acetyltransferase, with amino-acid sequence MIAQIDQTNEKNARDIQSIQRPAYRIEAELMGFHDIPHLSETIEEIQQSEETFLGYQETYLKGFISYKKEGNVIDIYRLVVDPLQFRQGIARSLVGHLLEQHKEMEFIVSTGSANVPARKLYESFGFREEEIFEVAPGVTCTQFRLVR; translated from the coding sequence ATGATTGCTCAAATAGATCAGACAAACGAAAAAAACGCACGCGACATCCAGTCGATCCAGCGGCCAGCTTACCGGATAGAAGCAGAACTGATGGGGTTCCATGACATTCCCCATCTCTCCGAAACGATTGAAGAAATCCAGCAAAGCGAAGAGACTTTTCTCGGGTATCAGGAAACATATTTGAAAGGGTTTATTTCCTATAAAAAAGAAGGCAATGTCATTGATATTTATAGGCTTGTAGTGGACCCGCTTCAGTTTCGGCAAGGCATTGCCCGAAGTTTGGTCGGCCATCTTCTCGAGCAACATAAGGAAATGGAATTTATCGTCAGCACCGGAAGCGCGAATGTGCCGGCCCGAAAACTGTATGAATCGTTCGGTTTTCGGGAAGAAGAAATCTTTGAGGTTGCACCAGGCGTGACGTGCACTCAATTCCGTCTGGTCAGATAA
- a CDS encoding YihY/virulence factor BrkB family protein, translated as MSKVTSYAKELGQEFKKDHATTLAAAQAYYYLLAIVPLLILLLAILPYLQIDPQRAVDFIGTILPGEVANTFEDTIVSVITTPSGGLLTFGILGTLWSASNAMTAFMEATNQAYDVEETRSFFVKKGLAIILTLFMLIAVIVALVLPIFGGTIINVISEFLSLPEQTEIIFQVLRWVISIVVMSLVLAMLYKFAPNKNFPFKEVIIGAVIATVLWQLVSIGFSFYVSNFGSYSATYGSLGGLIILMLWFFLTGLILVVGAEINAILHRHRHAKSDSEESKLQTAESGNTESSMNKY; from the coding sequence ATGAGCAAAGTGACGTCTTACGCCAAAGAACTTGGTCAAGAATTTAAAAAAGATCACGCGACGACACTTGCGGCAGCCCAAGCTTATTATTATCTACTAGCAATTGTCCCCTTATTGATTTTACTGCTGGCCATTCTGCCATATTTGCAGATTGACCCGCAGCGGGCTGTCGATTTTATCGGCACTATCCTTCCAGGCGAAGTCGCCAATACATTTGAAGACACCATTGTCAGTGTGATCACGACACCATCTGGTGGCCTATTGACTTTCGGTATTCTCGGTACGCTTTGGTCTGCATCAAACGCAATGACCGCTTTCATGGAAGCGACCAACCAAGCCTACGATGTAGAAGAAACCCGTTCTTTCTTCGTGAAAAAAGGATTGGCGATCATCTTGACGCTGTTCATGCTGATTGCGGTTATCGTTGCACTCGTTCTACCCATCTTTGGCGGTACAATCATCAATGTCATCAGTGAGTTCCTGAGCCTGCCTGAGCAGACGGAAATCATTTTCCAAGTTCTTCGTTGGGTCATCTCCATTGTTGTCATGAGCTTGGTGCTGGCGATGCTTTATAAATTCGCGCCAAACAAGAACTTCCCGTTCAAGGAAGTCATCATCGGCGCCGTTATCGCTACTGTTTTGTGGCAACTGGTATCCATTGGCTTTTCGTTCTATGTATCGAATTTCGGAAGCTATTCGGCCACATACGGCAGCCTCGGCGGATTAATCATCTTGATGTTGTGGTTCTTCCTAACAGGCTTGATCTTGGTCGTCGGAGCTGAAATCAATGCGATTTTGCATCGTCATCGGCATGCCAAGAGCGATTCGGAAGAAAGCAAATTGCAAACCGCTGAATCCGGTAATACAGAATCCTCAATGAACAAATATTAA
- a CDS encoding patatin-like phospholipase family protein, whose product MMKSGLILEGGGMRGVYTAGVLQKLMEENLFMEYVIGVSAGACNAVSYLSRQSGRNRTVMIDYVTHPDYISMKNLLKNRELFGMNLIFDDIPNRLVPFDYERFDKAAEEFVVGTTDCMTGEAIYYRKPLPPDELLAVVRASSSLPFMARPVEFGGRFLMDGSLADPLPIKQALSDGVTKPIVIMTRERHYRKRQTPLMRLAPAFARQYPGLARALEERQRVYNESLAHIEALEAQEQAMIIRPRNLHKLRGIERDQERLAALYVQGYRDAELMVPRIRKFIQAQQIVNAERSL is encoded by the coding sequence ATGATGAAAAGCGGGTTGATTTTGGAAGGCGGCGGCATGCGAGGCGTCTACACAGCGGGTGTACTGCAGAAGCTTATGGAAGAGAACTTATTTATGGAGTATGTTATTGGGGTCTCAGCCGGCGCGTGCAATGCCGTCTCCTACCTGTCGCGGCAAAGCGGCAGGAACCGCACAGTGATGATTGATTACGTCACACACCCCGATTATATTTCCATGAAAAATTTGCTGAAAAACCGAGAATTGTTCGGCATGAATTTGATTTTCGATGACATTCCGAATCGGCTCGTGCCATTTGATTATGAAAGATTCGATAAAGCGGCGGAAGAATTTGTCGTCGGGACCACTGATTGCATGACGGGGGAAGCCATCTACTATCGTAAGCCCTTGCCTCCTGACGAACTGCTTGCAGTGGTTCGGGCATCCAGTTCGTTGCCGTTCATGGCACGCCCCGTGGAATTCGGTGGACGCTTTTTGATGGACGGAAGCCTCGCCGATCCGCTGCCGATCAAGCAAGCTTTGTCAGATGGCGTGACCAAGCCGATTGTTATAATGACAAGGGAGCGGCATTATAGGAAGCGCCAGACACCCCTTATGCGCCTGGCCCCTGCTTTCGCCCGCCAGTATCCAGGGCTTGCACGGGCTTTGGAAGAACGGCAGCGTGTTTACAATGAATCATTGGCGCACATAGAGGCGCTTGAAGCGCAGGAACAGGCGATGATTATCCGGCCGCGCAATTTGCATAAGCTGCGTGGCATCGAGCGAGATCAGGAGCGGCTTGCAGCTTTATATGTCCAGGGTTACCGGGATGCAGAGTTGATGGTGCCGCGGATTCGAAAGTTCATTCAAGCACAACAGATAGTCAATGCAGAAAGGAGTTTGTGA
- a CDS encoding hemolysin family protein, which translates to MNLALLVLLIALTAFFVGAEFAVVKVRMSRIEQLIEEGNKQAVTVKKVVSDLDYYLSACQLGITVTALGLGWLGEPTVERLLHPLFDWFGVPSAVSTIVSFAFAFALVTFLHVVIGELAPKSLALQFAERMTLSLAPALYIFGKIMYPFIFVLNGSARLLLRMFGVEPAGEQQAHSEEELKIIMAQSFQSGEINQTELSYMQNIFAFDERSAKDVMIPRTQMVAFPDDLSTDELLAELREHRFTRYPIARDGDKDDLVGFINAKEVLTHYAINQDVQMTQLIHDLPYFHETTPLQMALVKMQKDRTHIALVIDEYGGTSGLITMEDILEEIVGEIRDEFDEEEEAEIVRESDTRYVVNGRVLLKDLEERFSLKFADSDEIDTIAGWMQHQLIEAEAGDVFEKGGYQWEIVAMENHHILKIAFEKIEESEIDA; encoded by the coding sequence TTGAATTTAGCTCTTCTCGTTTTACTCATTGCATTAACCGCATTTTTCGTCGGTGCCGAATTTGCCGTCGTCAAAGTCCGCATGTCACGCATCGAACAATTGATCGAAGAAGGCAATAAACAAGCCGTCACGGTCAAAAAAGTCGTCAGCGACCTGGACTATTATTTGTCCGCCTGCCAGCTCGGCATTACAGTGACCGCCCTTGGCCTTGGTTGGCTCGGGGAACCGACAGTCGAGCGCCTTCTTCATCCGCTGTTCGACTGGTTCGGTGTTCCTTCAGCCGTGTCGACGATCGTCTCGTTTGCCTTTGCTTTTGCACTGGTGACATTCTTACACGTCGTTATCGGGGAATTGGCCCCGAAATCGCTGGCTCTGCAATTCGCGGAACGCATGACCTTATCGCTGGCCCCTGCGCTTTATATTTTCGGCAAAATCATGTATCCGTTCATCTTTGTATTGAATGGCTCTGCCCGCTTGTTGCTCCGCATGTTCGGAGTCGAACCCGCAGGTGAACAGCAAGCCCATTCAGAAGAAGAACTGAAAATCATCATGGCACAGAGTTTCCAGAGCGGCGAGATCAACCAGACGGAACTGTCCTATATGCAGAACATCTTTGCCTTTGATGAGCGCAGCGCCAAGGATGTCATGATCCCGCGTACGCAAATGGTCGCTTTTCCAGACGATTTATCTACGGATGAATTGCTCGCGGAACTACGGGAGCATCGCTTTACGCGCTACCCGATTGCACGCGATGGCGACAAAGACGATTTGGTTGGCTTTATCAATGCCAAAGAAGTGTTGACCCATTATGCGATTAACCAAGATGTTCAAATGACGCAACTTATCCATGACCTGCCGTATTTTCACGAGACCACGCCTTTGCAGATGGCACTCGTAAAAATGCAGAAAGACCGTACCCACATCGCATTAGTCATCGACGAATATGGCGGCACGTCTGGGTTAATCACGATGGAAGATATCCTCGAAGAAATTGTCGGGGAAATCCGTGATGAGTTCGATGAAGAAGAAGAAGCTGAAATCGTAAGAGAAAGCGACACTCGCTATGTAGTAAATGGCCGTGTCCTGTTGAAGGATTTAGAAGAGCGGTTCAGCTTGAAATTTGCAGACAGCGACGAAATCGACACCATTGCCGGTTGGATGCAGCATCAGCTTATTGAAGCCGAAGCTGGGGATGTATTCGAAAAAGGCGGCTACCAATGGGAAATTGTCGCCATGGAAAACCACCACATCCTAAAAATCGCTTTCGAGAAAATCGAAGAATCGGAAATCGACGCATAA
- a CDS encoding dipeptidase: protein MHIIDTHCDALLKLQVAKRNELFQGKALRFLDGAELDTNFLRLQQGGVKVQFFAVFVHPELPDNEKWQHCLEQVDVFYSEVIGQPLVKHIRNWEDIDTLGPDEIGAVLTLEGADAFGNDLMKLRHLYRLGVLSLGLTWNFANLCADGVGEPRGGGLTMLGKQVVELNNEHQVFTDVSHLSRAAFWEVMELADYPIASHSNARKLCDHPRNLDDEQIEAMFLRNGLIDVVFCPEFINPASQQATIEDLLRHIDHLCGLGGERHIGLGSDFDGISAHVAKLEDASAYPNLIEALQKRYSEAQVEGFAFRNFLAHRPGMGTTYSKT, encoded by the coding sequence GTGCATATCATCGATACACATTGCGATGCCCTATTGAAGCTTCAAGTGGCAAAGCGCAATGAATTGTTTCAAGGAAAAGCGTTACGCTTTCTCGACGGGGCAGAACTCGACACCAATTTCCTGCGCTTGCAGCAAGGTGGCGTCAAAGTGCAGTTTTTCGCAGTCTTCGTACACCCGGAACTGCCGGACAATGAAAAATGGCAGCATTGTTTGGAGCAAGTCGATGTGTTTTACAGCGAAGTGATTGGGCAGCCGCTCGTGAAACACATTCGCAATTGGGAAGACATCGACACGCTGGGCCCGGATGAGATCGGAGCTGTGCTTACGCTTGAAGGAGCAGATGCTTTTGGGAATGACCTTATGAAGCTGCGCCATCTTTACAGGCTCGGCGTCCTATCGCTTGGGTTGACGTGGAATTTTGCCAACCTTTGTGCCGACGGTGTCGGGGAGCCTAGAGGTGGAGGATTGACGATGCTTGGCAAGCAAGTGGTGGAGTTGAACAACGAACACCAAGTTTTCACGGATGTGTCCCATTTGTCGCGTGCAGCATTTTGGGAAGTGATGGAACTGGCCGATTACCCAATAGCCAGTCATTCTAATGCACGGAAATTATGCGACCATCCCCGGAATCTGGATGATGAGCAAATCGAAGCCATGTTTTTACGTAATGGATTGATTGATGTCGTGTTCTGTCCGGAATTCATCAATCCCGCAAGCCAGCAGGCGACGATCGAGGATTTACTGCGCCATATCGATCATCTTTGTGGGCTCGGTGGAGAACGCCACATCGGCTTGGGCTCCGATTTTGATGGCATTTCCGCTCATGTCGCGAAACTTGAAGACGCATCGGCTTATCCAAATTTAATCGAGGCCTTGCAAAAACGTTATTCGGAAGCACAAGTGGAAGGATTCGCATTCCGAAATTTCCTTGCGCATCGTCCTGGTATGGGGACAACCTATAGCAAGACGTAA
- the hslO gene encoding Hsp33 family molecular chaperone HslO: MNDYLVKALAYDGQIRAFAARTTETVNEAQRRHYTWPTASAALGRSMTASVMLGAMLKGEEKLTIKINGGGPLGTILVDANAKGEVRGYVSNPQTHFDLNEQGKLDVRRAVGTEGTLTVSKDIGLQHPYVGQVPIVSGELGDDFTHYIVTSEQTPSSVGVGVIVNPDNTILASGGFLIQLMPGTDEKVINQLEQRLTEIPTISNMVRAGLTPEDILDEVLGKENVKALDKMPVNFQCQCSRERIHNAIQGLGPAEIEDIIETEGQAEAQCHFCNETYVFSKGQLQEMLS; this comes from the coding sequence ATGAACGATTATTTAGTGAAAGCTTTGGCGTATGACGGCCAAATCCGTGCCTTTGCTGCGCGCACGACCGAAACAGTAAATGAGGCGCAACGACGCCATTACACCTGGCCGACCGCATCCGCGGCACTCGGCCGTTCGATGACAGCGAGCGTCATGCTTGGCGCGATGCTGAAAGGTGAAGAAAAACTGACCATTAAAATCAACGGAGGCGGCCCGCTTGGCACGATCTTGGTCGACGCTAACGCAAAAGGCGAAGTGCGCGGGTATGTGTCCAATCCACAAACCCATTTCGATCTGAACGAACAAGGCAAACTTGATGTCCGCCGGGCAGTCGGGACAGAAGGGACACTGACTGTCTCTAAAGATATCGGGTTGCAGCATCCTTACGTTGGCCAAGTGCCTATCGTCTCCGGCGAATTGGGCGATGATTTCACGCACTATATCGTAACATCCGAACAGACACCGTCTTCCGTAGGTGTCGGCGTCATCGTCAATCCAGACAATACCATCTTGGCTTCGGGCGGGTTTTTAATCCAATTGATGCCAGGTACAGACGAAAAAGTGATCAACCAGCTCGAACAGCGCCTCACCGAAATTCCGACCATTTCCAATATGGTGCGTGCCGGTTTGACGCCTGAGGATATTCTGGATGAAGTATTGGGGAAAGAAAATGTCAAAGCACTTGATAAAATGCCGGTGAATTTCCAATGCCAATGTTCCCGCGAGCGTATCCATAACGCGATTCAAGGGCTAGGGCCGGCAGAAATCGAAGACATCATTGAAACAGAAGGGCAAGCAGAAGCACAATGCCATTTCTGCAATGAGACTTACGTTTTCTCGAAAGGCCAATTACAGGAAATGCTCTCCTAA
- a CDS encoding SOS response-associated peptidase — protein sequence MCGRFALYADYEALLERFDIEEAALAQDLYEKNYNVAPSQQIAAVINDGKQNRLGTFRWGLIPSWAKDQKIGYKMINARAETAAEKPSFRTAFKKKRCLIPATAFYEWKKAEGGKTPMLIHLESDELFAFAGLWESWEAPDGEVVHSCTILTTQPNALMAGIHDRMPVILSKGDEKVWLDPNIQDPELLNELIKPYQEEELEAYEVSGAVNSPKNNGQELIRKIG from the coding sequence GTGTGCGGAAGGTTTGCATTATATGCAGATTACGAGGCGCTGCTTGAGCGTTTTGATATAGAAGAAGCTGCCCTCGCGCAAGATCTTTACGAAAAAAATTACAATGTGGCCCCTTCCCAGCAGATTGCTGCAGTCATCAATGACGGCAAGCAGAATCGGCTGGGGACATTCCGTTGGGGACTTATCCCATCTTGGGCAAAAGATCAGAAAATCGGCTACAAGATGATCAACGCCCGAGCAGAGACAGCGGCAGAAAAGCCAAGTTTCCGAACGGCTTTTAAGAAAAAGCGCTGTTTGATCCCAGCAACGGCATTTTACGAATGGAAAAAAGCGGAGGGCGGCAAAACGCCGATGCTCATCCATTTGGAGAGTGACGAATTGTTTGCGTTTGCGGGGCTTTGGGAGTCGTGGGAAGCACCGGACGGGGAAGTGGTTCATAGTTGTACGATTTTAACAACGCAGCCGAATGCGTTGATGGCGGGGATCCATGACCGGATGCCGGTGATTTTGTCGAAGGGGGACGAGAAGGTTTGGCTCGATCCGAACATTCAAGATCCTGAGCTATTGAACGAACTCATTAAACCTTACCAAGAGGAGGAGTTGGAAGCGTACGAGGTATCAGGCGCAGTCAATTCGCCAAAAAATAATGGACAGGAATTGATTCGGAAAATCGGATGA
- a CDS encoding MFS transporter: MEKRKYTVRDRNFWKIIASLLLASLFIFANIYAVQPLLPVFVADFGISVSTSSLSLSLTIVGLIVGLIVLGFFSDRNGRRSYIIWSLAGSAIPFFILPFVESFSIFLLLRLIQGFALAGVPAAALAYISEEIDRKNIAYATALYISSNALGGMLGRVLTGFLTDALSWQLTFLGFGATGFALFIAVFLLLPPSHHFEPSELSFSKDIEGFLFHLKNPSLLVVFGLGAILQIAFTGVWTYLPFHLEKPPFSMSLQAISYLFFAYGIGVIGSPLAGRVAEVFGLRRVRIIGVFIFSAGILMTLSPVLWMVAVGLCVACLGFFTAHSLTAASVGQQATHHKGSASSLYLVSYYIGVAAGSSLLSPIWTRFGWNTLILLCAIMPACYVLLVSWYRKRAASVM, from the coding sequence ATGGAAAAACGCAAATACACGGTACGCGACCGCAATTTCTGGAAAATCATCGCCAGCTTGTTGCTGGCTTCATTGTTTATTTTCGCCAATATATATGCCGTTCAGCCTTTGCTGCCGGTATTTGTCGCCGATTTCGGGATATCGGTTTCCACTTCCAGCCTGTCTTTGTCGCTGACTATCGTCGGGTTGATTGTTGGCCTGATCGTTCTCGGGTTTTTTTCAGACCGCAACGGCCGGCGTTCCTATATCATCTGGTCGCTGGCCGGTTCTGCCATCCCATTTTTCATCTTGCCGTTTGTCGAATCCTTTAGCATTTTTCTCCTGCTGCGCTTGATTCAGGGCTTCGCACTGGCAGGAGTTCCTGCCGCTGCACTCGCTTATATCAGTGAAGAGATCGACCGTAAGAATATTGCTTATGCTACTGCTTTATACATATCGAGCAATGCTCTTGGCGGCATGCTCGGACGCGTCCTGACCGGATTTTTGACCGATGCGCTTTCCTGGCAGCTGACATTTTTGGGATTTGGCGCAACTGGCTTTGCTTTATTTATTGCTGTGTTTTTGCTACTGCCGCCCTCTCATCATTTTGAACCGAGCGAACTGAGCTTTTCAAAAGACATCGAAGGCTTTCTGTTCCATTTAAAAAACCCGTCATTGCTCGTGGTATTCGGGCTTGGGGCCATTCTCCAAATCGCCTTTACCGGAGTCTGGACGTATTTACCGTTCCATCTTGAAAAACCGCCCTTCTCCATGTCGCTGCAGGCGATTTCTTATCTATTCTTCGCTTATGGCATCGGGGTCATCGGTTCGCCGCTTGCTGGCCGCGTCGCCGAAGTGTTCGGCTTACGGCGTGTCCGCATCATCGGCGTGTTCATTTTTTCGGCTGGTATCTTAATGACACTCTCCCCAGTGCTATGGATGGTAGCCGTGGGTTTATGTGTGGCATGTCTCGGTTTTTTCACCGCCCACTCGCTGACTGCCGCTTCTGTCGGCCAGCAAGCTACGCACCATAAAGGCAGCGCCTCCAGCCTTTATCTTGTGTCTTACTATATTGGCGTCGCTGCCGGAAGTTCGTTGCTCAGCCCGATTTGGACTCGTTTCGGATGGAATACATTGATCTTGCTATGCGCCATCATGCCGGCCTGCTATGTATTGCTCGTCTCTTGGTACAGAAAAAGAGCCGCCTCAGTTATGTGA